The following are encoded in a window of Candidatus Brocadia sp. genomic DNA:
- a CDS encoding 1-acyl-sn-glycerol-3-phosphate acyltransferase: protein MHNFRTNHTKPLFPEWRRKGMNHQICACIYGIFPRITGFLNNCFFFVLKAIGVIVLKIFYHTEVENRGRIPLQGPLIVAANHFSYMDPVVLQSMFPRRISFMMTELYYEGRWKWLFKILHCICVKEKGSNIAALKEGIEVLKKNGVLGIFPEGGVSREGRLQEGNPGIGFLAVKSGAPVIPAFISGTYEALPKGAKIPKISRIKIIFGRLQVFDNIENKENKKGIVEITNSIMDQIEKLSFFDKQTK, encoded by the coding sequence ATGCATAATTTCCGGACAAATCACACGAAACCCCTCTTTCCTGAATGGCGACGAAAGGGGATGAATCATCAAATATGTGCATGTATTTATGGCATTTTCCCCAGGATCACTGGTTTTCTGAATAATTGTTTCTTCTTTGTGCTCAAGGCAATAGGCGTAATTGTATTAAAAATATTTTATCACACCGAGGTTGAAAATAGAGGGAGAATACCACTTCAAGGGCCTCTGATTGTGGCAGCAAACCATTTCAGTTACATGGATCCTGTCGTACTTCAATCGATGTTTCCAAGACGTATTTCTTTTATGATGACGGAACTCTACTACGAGGGTCGTTGGAAATGGCTTTTTAAAATATTACATTGCATCTGTGTAAAAGAGAAAGGTTCCAACATAGCCGCACTGAAAGAAGGCATTGAAGTGCTGAAAAAGAATGGTGTCCTGGGCATCTTCCCCGAGGGGGGGGTAAGCAGGGAAGGCCGTCTCCAGGAAGGAAATCCGGGTATCGGTTTTCTGGCTGTAAAGAGCGGCGCACCCGTCATTCCGGCATTTATCTCCGGTACTTACGAGGCATTACCAAAGGGCGCCAAGATACCGAAAATTTCCAGAATTAAAATAATCTTTGGAAGACTCCAGGTATTTGATAATATCGAAAACAAGGAAAACAAAAAAGGAATTGTGGAGATTACAAATTCGATTATGGATCAAATTGAAAAACTATCTTTTTTTGATAAACAGACGAAATGA
- a CDS encoding CoA-binding protein → METFFNPSSVAIVGATEKPGSLPGIILKNLLDKGFQGKIYPVNPKYGAVFGLKCFPSILDIPDEIALTVIAIPASLVLDVIKQQARKRIHHAIIISAGFREMGAEGIEMEERIRQVAIGNDIKILGPNCLGVLDNYTNFTTSFLSWERVSNPKKGSLSILSQSGAFAVALLDIATLEGLGIARMVNYGNRIDVGESALLPFLRDDIHTKVIAIYMESVDHGRRFIEAAKSCSKKKPIVALKVGKGAAGIAAAKSHTGAIAGNYEIYKAAFLKSGIIEANGLEEFIDGVKALSMQNPPKGNRILIVTNGGGFGVIVADHCSENGLEVPPPSPLLKEKLRSKFSTFYVVNNPVDLTGSACDKDYYDALQTCMIESDEYDAAIIIPLMAPQGMTEKVVDLVTDTMKRSGKPAIICTVGGAFTTKVKQLFEEREFPVYPSPERSVRAMSMLMKRRVLQEGAVHSAI, encoded by the coding sequence ATGGAAACTTTTTTTAATCCTTCATCGGTTGCCATTGTTGGCGCTACGGAAAAACCAGGCAGTTTACCGGGCATTATCCTGAAAAACCTCCTTGATAAGGGTTTTCAGGGTAAGATATACCCGGTAAATCCCAAATACGGGGCAGTCTTTGGCTTAAAATGTTTTCCCTCGATACTGGATATCCCGGATGAAATAGCACTAACGGTAATCGCCATCCCAGCGTCGCTGGTATTGGATGTCATAAAGCAACAGGCGCGCAAACGAATTCATCATGCCATAATTATCAGCGCTGGTTTCCGGGAAATGGGTGCCGAAGGTATTGAAATGGAAGAGAGGATCAGACAGGTTGCAATCGGAAACGACATCAAGATCCTCGGCCCTAATTGTTTGGGGGTTTTGGATAATTATACCAATTTTACCACCTCATTCCTGTCGTGGGAAAGGGTCAGCAACCCGAAAAAAGGTTCCCTCTCGATTCTCTCTCAGAGTGGTGCCTTTGCCGTGGCCCTGCTGGACATTGCAACACTGGAGGGATTAGGTATAGCCAGGATGGTAAACTACGGGAATAGAATCGACGTGGGGGAGTCTGCTCTCTTGCCATTTTTAAGAGATGATATCCATACAAAGGTAATTGCTATCTATATGGAATCAGTCGACCATGGAAGGCGGTTTATCGAAGCAGCTAAATCCTGTTCAAAGAAGAAACCTATTGTAGCGCTCAAGGTTGGAAAGGGTGCGGCCGGTATTGCAGCCGCCAAATCCCATACAGGCGCAATTGCGGGAAATTATGAAATATACAAAGCCGCATTCCTGAAATCCGGGATTATTGAGGCAAACGGTCTGGAGGAATTTATCGACGGTGTGAAGGCCCTTTCCATGCAGAATCCCCCGAAAGGAAACAGAATTCTCATTGTTACCAATGGCGGTGGCTTTGGTGTTATTGTGGCCGATCACTGTTCTGAAAACGGGTTGGAAGTACCGCCCCCTTCTCCCCTGTTAAAAGAGAAACTGAGAAGTAAATTTTCAACATTCTATGTGGTAAACAACCCTGTTGATTTAACCGGAAGTGCATGCGATAAAGACTATTACGACGCCCTACAGACGTGCATGATCGAAAGTGACGAATACGACGCTGCCATTATCATACCACTCATGGCGCCTCAGGGCATGACCGAGAAGGTGGTCGATCTTGTCACGGATACCATGAAACGATCGGGAAAGCCTGCAATTATATGCACGGTGGGAGGTGCATTTACCACGAAGGTAAAACAATTATTTGAAGAACGGGAGTTTCCTGTTTATCCCTCTCCTGAAAGGAGTGTACGGGCTATGTCAATGCTCATGAAAAGGAGAGTATTGCAGGAAGGCGCTGTGCATTCGGCAATATAA
- the rpiB gene encoding ribose 5-phosphate isomerase B: protein MKIALASDHRGFDFKKRVAAMLTQMGHTVKDFGTDKNNESVDYPDYGLQAARAVGSGECARAILICGTGIGMSVVANKVRGVRAACCHNLYTVEMSRRHNDSNVLCIGADVIDEELLEQKAKLWLETPFEGGRHARRLEKIMEVENGGGI, encoded by the coding sequence ATGAAAATTGCATTAGCGTCAGATCACAGAGGTTTTGATTTTAAAAAGCGTGTAGCAGCTATGCTTACACAGATGGGGCACACGGTAAAGGATTTCGGTACGGATAAAAATAATGAATCAGTGGACTATCCAGATTACGGATTACAGGCGGCCCGGGCTGTGGGATCAGGGGAATGCGCACGGGCGATTCTGATCTGCGGTACCGGGATTGGGATGTCTGTAGTGGCAAATAAAGTACGGGGCGTGCGGGCTGCATGCTGCCATAATCTTTATACGGTTGAGATGAGCCGAAGGCACAATGATTCCAATGTATTGTGTATCGGCGCTGATGTCATAGATGAAGAGCTTTTAGAGCAAAAGGCCAAGCTGTGGTTGGAAACCCCTTTTGAGGGTGGGAGACACGCCCGTCGCTTAGAAAAGATCATGGAAGTTGAAAATGGGGGAGGAATCTAG
- a CDS encoding peptidase M4 family protein gives MKNLAICSVVFFAIFSHFIVMAGDIPTTANEDQKAAISEIEKTSSKEVIVKWDERRGVAKFISGQLTAPSDKSKTDLSLDFIKRNKALFGIENPDKELELDNTNAASMGRFVNFRQKKDGLDVIGGKITVRIENGMITTVANYFEPNITVKTTPTISHEEATAIARREINSQNQIDNVSLVIFRWEGACYLSYRIDFQFNPGPEPSRYRVYVNAHDGTIVLIENRVMYEGSATGSGIGLDGNLKSFDTYEKGGTFYLGNAPLVKKTNITIKTYTANGTDSLPGNIMKDSNNSWDDPAGVDAHFYGNYVFDFYKNNFSDFSWYVGSPFDTSHGLISTIHYDDNPNDGKGLDNAYWNGSQMLYGDGGDIFFPLSGSVDVVAHEITHGVTDSINNLVYSQESGALNESWSDVMAMFASYDYGDDRPYWIGEDVMKIARTPGKEAYYTLRRMDDPSFRTDSYPENDYNPEDPRNSWGQPEHTSEQYLAASRPWTDYGGVHINSGIPNKAAYLITTNANVGAEKAKQIYYNAMFYLSSNSQFVDARDAIEQATIDLYGSGKELSAVRAAFDAVGIR, from the coding sequence ATGAAAAATTTAGCGATATGTAGTGTTGTTTTTTTTGCAATTTTCAGCCATTTCATTGTAATGGCCGGAGATATTCCTACCACAGCAAATGAAGATCAGAAGGCTGCAATTTCAGAAATAGAAAAGACATCTTCAAAAGAGGTAATTGTGAAATGGGATGAGAGAAGAGGCGTTGCTAAATTTATTTCGGGGCAGCTTACCGCGCCGTCTGACAAATCTAAGACAGACTTGTCGTTAGATTTCATTAAGCGGAACAAGGCATTATTTGGTATAGAAAACCCGGATAAAGAATTAGAACTGGACAATACCAATGCCGCATCAATGGGGCGCTTTGTTAACTTCAGGCAGAAAAAAGACGGACTGGATGTTATAGGCGGCAAGATTACGGTACGAATAGAAAATGGGATGATAACTACGGTTGCAAACTACTTTGAGCCAAATATCACTGTTAAAACCACGCCCACGATTTCCCATGAAGAAGCAACGGCTATCGCCAGACGCGAGATAAATTCACAAAACCAGATCGACAATGTCAGCTTGGTCATCTTTCGCTGGGAAGGAGCATGCTACCTTAGCTATAGGATAGATTTTCAGTTTAATCCCGGGCCAGAGCCGTCAAGATATCGGGTATATGTTAATGCGCATGACGGTACAATCGTTCTTATTGAAAACAGGGTCATGTACGAGGGTTCTGCTACCGGATCAGGTATTGGTCTGGATGGTAATTTAAAGAGTTTTGACACCTATGAGAAAGGAGGCACCTTCTACCTTGGAAACGCTCCTCTCGTCAAAAAGACCAACATAACGATAAAGACTTATACAGCCAACGGCACCGACTCCCTCCCGGGGAACATAATGAAGGATTCAAATAACTCCTGGGATGATCCGGCAGGTGTGGATGCCCATTTTTACGGAAACTATGTCTTTGATTTCTATAAAAACAACTTCAGCGACTTTTCCTGGTATGTTGGAAGTCCATTTGATACCTCGCATGGCCTTATATCGACCATTCATTACGATGATAATCCCAATGATGGAAAGGGCTTAGATAATGCCTACTGGAATGGATCTCAGATGCTGTACGGTGATGGCGGAGACATATTTTTCCCATTGTCAGGGTCAGTGGATGTAGTTGCCCACGAAATCACCCATGGTGTTACTGATTCTATCAACAACCTCGTTTACAGTCAGGAGTCCGGGGCGCTGAATGAATCATGGTCGGATGTTATGGCAATGTTTGCGTCCTACGATTACGGAGACGACCGTCCTTATTGGATTGGAGAAGATGTTATGAAGATTGCCAGGACCCCTGGTAAAGAGGCATACTACACACTTAGAAGAATGGATGATCCCTCCTTCAGAACCGATAGCTACCCGGAAAACGACTATAACCCTGAAGACCCCAGGAATAGTTGGGGGCAACCAGAACATACCTCCGAACAGTACCTTGCAGCAAGCAGACCCTGGACTGATTATGGGGGGGTACATATAAACTCTGGTATTCCCAATAAAGCGGCTTATCTGATTACTACAAACGCGAATGTTGGCGCCGAGAAGGCAAAACAGATATATTATAATGCCATGTTTTACCTTTCCTCCAATTCTCAATTTGTCGATGCCCGGGACGCAATAGAACAGGCTACCATAGATCTGTATGGCAGTGGAAAAGAGCTCAGTGCCGTCCGGGCTGCCTTCGATGCTGTTGGTATCCGGTAA
- a CDS encoding VWA domain-containing protein produces the protein MTFANPLFFLLLIPFGLLCLFWREKKFLGYSSLYYIREPAGPKRIIARLNKPVFFGAVFFAIVAIAHPQTRYYKEETALQGREIVLSIDTSFSMTGTAIETIKKVVGDFIKKRSNDLIGITIFGTDAALIVIPTMETQLLEKSLERVQASQVGYQTAIGEGLFTSISALFEREMGKQFTIKELRNSINKEYLADYAISFVKEMEQREVLKNKLIILFTDGIYNIGISPTRPLRLLKRMGIKAYVVAVKASDVTGVDPEVAAEHIEELKEAVESTGGKYYHAEDFEEVAKFYNEIDKIEKDKITIETVLKKKDLYLFPTIASLFLLLVSVFIENVWMRIP, from the coding sequence ATGACCTTCGCCAACCCCTTATTCTTTCTGCTTCTCATTCCCTTTGGTTTATTATGTCTCTTTTGGAGGGAAAAGAAGTTTCTTGGGTATTCCAGCCTCTATTACATAAGAGAACCTGCAGGGCCCAAACGGATTATCGCCCGTCTCAATAAACCCGTTTTTTTTGGTGCGGTGTTCTTTGCAATCGTGGCCATTGCACATCCGCAGACAAGGTATTACAAGGAGGAGACTGCCCTGCAGGGACGGGAGATCGTCCTCTCCATAGATACCTCTTTTAGTATGACGGGAACGGCCATTGAAACAATAAAAAAGGTTGTCGGTGATTTTATTAAAAAACGGTCGAATGACCTAATCGGTATTACGATCTTCGGTACGGATGCCGCCCTCATTGTTATTCCTACCATGGAAACCCAGTTACTGGAAAAATCCCTGGAACGTGTACAAGCTTCTCAGGTGGGTTATCAAACGGCCATTGGAGAAGGGCTCTTTACCTCGATCTCGGCACTGTTTGAAAGAGAGATGGGAAAGCAATTTACCATTAAAGAATTGAGAAACAGTATTAATAAAGAATACCTTGCCGATTATGCCATTTCTTTCGTCAAAGAAATGGAACAAAGGGAGGTGCTTAAAAATAAACTTATCATCCTCTTTACGGATGGGATATACAACATTGGTATCTCACCCACCAGACCCTTGCGCCTGTTGAAAAGAATGGGAATAAAGGCATATGTCGTAGCGGTAAAGGCTTCGGATGTTACCGGCGTAGATCCGGAAGTTGCAGCCGAACATATTGAAGAGTTAAAGGAGGCCGTCGAGTCAACCGGTGGGAAGTATTACCATGCAGAGGATTTTGAAGAGGTTGCCAAATTTTACAATGAGATCGACAAAATCGAAAAGGACAAGATTACCATAGAAACTGTTCTCAAGAAAAAAGACCTTTATCTCTTCCCCACCATTGCAAGCCTTTTTCTTCTTTTGGTTTCTGTTTTTATAGAAAATGTCTGGATGCGCATACCCTGA
- a CDS encoding alpha/beta fold hydrolase — protein MQQNSILSDLSFYSKEFTLGHGNTACLLIHGFGCGPIQMRELAENLCNWGFTARGILLPGHCGNTGGLSLNSHHDWIAKVEFEYHQLKRKYKEVIVIGFSLGALLTLQLALKYPIGRIVLMGTPLFIIRKYFPIQSIIRICKNFMKRVKTWKRKCYMETEGYTGYLHQPVDTHFSIPALYGLTEIIQAVDLGLKDVKSSAMVIHSKKDLIAAPASARHVMNHLGSDNKRLVWLERSHHLMMYDKEKDVVFRAIKEFVTM, from the coding sequence ATGCAACAAAATTCTATACTGAGTGATTTATCTTTTTATAGCAAGGAATTTACTCTTGGTCATGGTAATACGGCGTGCCTGCTCATCCATGGCTTTGGTTGTGGACCGATCCAGATGCGGGAGCTTGCAGAAAATTTATGTAATTGGGGCTTTACTGCCAGGGGCATTCTTTTGCCAGGACATTGTGGGAATACGGGCGGACTCTCATTAAATTCGCATCACGATTGGATCGCAAAGGTAGAGTTTGAGTATCATCAGTTAAAAAGGAAATACAAAGAGGTTATCGTTATCGGATTTTCTTTAGGTGCACTATTGACCTTGCAATTGGCCCTAAAATACCCAATAGGAAGGATCGTCCTCATGGGCACCCCACTGTTTATAATCCGGAAATATTTTCCCATACAGAGTATAATCAGGATATGCAAAAATTTCATGAAAAGGGTAAAAACCTGGAAAAGAAAGTGTTATATGGAGACGGAAGGATACACTGGCTACTTGCACCAACCGGTCGATACCCATTTTTCAATCCCGGCATTATATGGACTTACCGAGATCATTCAGGCTGTCGATCTAGGACTCAAGGATGTAAAGTCATCTGCGATGGTTATCCATTCCAAAAAAGACCTTATTGCTGCACCTGCAAGTGCAAGACACGTGATGAATCATCTTGGGTCGGATAACAAAAGATTGGTTTGGCTTGAGAGGAGTCATCACTTAATGATGTATGATAAGGAAAAGGACGTGGTTTTCAGGGCTATAAAAGAATTTGTGACAATGTAG
- a CDS encoding MFS transporter, with translation MQLDDKKAIFGWSMYDWANSAFATTIMAGFFPIFFKQFWSAGADATVSTARLGLANSIAGVTVGLSAPVLGAIADKGTSKKKFLLFFAYMGVVMTSSLYTVSKGNWPIAVMFYVLATIGFSGGNIFYDALITGVASEKKIDFVSALGFSLGYLGGGILFTLNVWMTRSPETFGFADAGETIKFSFLSVGIWWAVFSVPLFLFVKEPRNEKADSATGISVVKAGFAQLKETFQKIRHLKTIFLFLVAYWLYIDGVNTIIHMAVDYGISIGFESSDLIVALLVTQFVGFPAAIVFGYLGVKIGARRAIFIAIAVYLFVSIWGAFIQSKKEFFILAVIVGLVQGGIQALSRSYYAKIIPVDKSAEYFGFYNMLGKFSVVIGPVLIGGVGLLVKSMGYSGNIASRAGIISVSFFFIAGGTLFYFVHEEKGRDEAKYLS, from the coding sequence ATGCAGCTCGATGACAAGAAAGCGATCTTCGGATGGAGTATGTATGATTGGGCCAATTCAGCCTTTGCCACAACGATCATGGCTGGATTTTTTCCGATTTTTTTTAAACAATTCTGGAGTGCCGGCGCTGATGCCACCGTAAGTACTGCAAGATTAGGACTTGCAAATTCTATTGCCGGCGTTACTGTGGGTCTGTCAGCTCCTGTATTGGGTGCTATTGCTGACAAAGGAACATCAAAAAAGAAGTTTCTTCTTTTTTTCGCTTACATGGGTGTGGTGATGACTTCTTCCCTATACACGGTTTCAAAGGGTAATTGGCCTATTGCTGTCATGTTCTATGTCCTGGCAACCATTGGGTTCTCCGGAGGTAACATTTTCTATGACGCATTGATCACTGGTGTTGCATCTGAGAAGAAGATAGATTTTGTTTCTGCTTTGGGTTTTTCTCTGGGCTATCTGGGGGGTGGTATACTTTTCACTCTCAATGTATGGATGACCCGCAGTCCTGAAACATTCGGATTTGCAGATGCCGGAGAAACTATAAAATTCTCATTCCTCTCCGTAGGTATCTGGTGGGCAGTCTTTTCGGTTCCGCTATTCCTCTTTGTGAAAGAGCCAAGAAATGAAAAAGCTGATTCGGCTACAGGTATAAGCGTGGTGAAGGCAGGTTTTGCTCAATTAAAAGAGACTTTTCAAAAGATCCGACATTTGAAAACTATTTTTTTGTTCCTTGTCGCTTACTGGCTCTATATTGATGGTGTGAATACAATTATACACATGGCGGTGGATTATGGCATTTCCATTGGCTTCGAATCCAGCGACTTAATCGTTGCATTGCTCGTCACCCAGTTCGTTGGTTTTCCAGCCGCCATAGTATTTGGTTACCTTGGGGTTAAGATAGGCGCCAGGCGTGCCATTTTTATCGCCATTGCAGTTTATCTGTTTGTTTCCATCTGGGGTGCCTTTATTCAAAGCAAAAAAGAGTTTTTTATCCTCGCCGTTATCGTTGGTCTGGTCCAAGGAGGTATTCAGGCACTAAGTCGCTCATATTATGCAAAAATAATCCCTGTCGACAAATCAGCTGAGTACTTTGGCTTCTATAATATGCTCGGCAAATTCTCAGTTGTTATCGGCCCGGTCCTCATTGGGGGAGTCGGTCTACTGGTAAAATCTATGGGTTACAGTGGTAATATTGCATCACGAGCAGGCATCATATCGGTTTCGTTCTTCTTCATAGCAGGCGGAACTCTATTCTATTTCGTACATGAGGAGAAGGGAAGAGACGAGGCTAAATATTTGTCTTAA
- a CDS encoding threonylcarbamoyl-AMP synthase, with protein MDTIVLNLRDQNLYSKHIEAAARALRAGELVAFPTETVYGLGAYRDNTKAVERIYKVKKRVEEKRLTLMIADPDDVKKYVDHFSNTAKRLMEFFWPGALAIIFPLKDGSDICIRFPDNTVARDLIRAAKIPIVTTSANISGYPPSTDAQQVLMDFRGKISIILDGGSTRFRSPSTILGLKDDTFEIFRQGIISEAMIRNRLEKGLVKV; from the coding sequence ATGGACACAATAGTACTTAATCTCAGAGATCAAAATCTTTATTCAAAACACATAGAAGCAGCTGCCCGGGCATTACGGGCGGGTGAACTGGTTGCCTTCCCTACAGAAACTGTATATGGACTTGGGGCTTATAGAGACAACACAAAAGCCGTCGAACGTATCTATAAGGTAAAGAAAAGAGTCGAAGAAAAGAGACTTACCTTAATGATTGCTGATCCCGACGACGTGAAAAAGTATGTTGACCATTTTTCAAACACTGCAAAGAGATTGATGGAATTTTTCTGGCCGGGGGCGTTAGCCATTATTTTCCCTTTAAAGGACGGTTCAGACATTTGTATACGGTTTCCCGATAACACGGTGGCAAGGGATTTGATCCGGGCTGCAAAGATACCTATCGTTACTACAAGTGCAAACATTTCCGGATATCCTCCCTCCACAGACGCGCAACAGGTGCTGATGGACTTTCGAGGCAAGATCTCCATAATACTTGACGGCGGTTCGACACGGTTTCGCTCCCCTTCTACCATACTCGGGTTGAAAGATGATACCTTCGAGATCTTCCGCCAGGGTATAATTTCAGAGGCTATGATACGAAATCGCCTTGAAAAGGGTTTGGTAAAAGTGTAA